The genomic DNA GGTGATCCTCCAGTTGATGAAGGCCACCGGCTGTACCGCCGAGCAGGGTCAGTTGCACGCCCTCACCGTCGACGCGACGGGCAAGGACTGTGTCTACCAGGGCGACTTCTTCGACTGCTTCCGCGTCCAGGGCGTGCTGCGCGAAATCCAGCTCGTGACCGAGATCGAAGGCTAGCGAGCTCGCACTACCGCATCACCAGGTAGCTCAGCTTCACGAGGAAGACGTTCTCCGGGAACACGCCGAAGGTGTCGGCGAACTGCTGGGAGGTGGAGGTGTCGAACGGCGAGGCGCTCATCCCGTCGGCGAACAGCAGATCCTCGAACGCCGACGTACCGCGCGCCTGCGACCAGACGACGTACAGCGAGGACCCCGGCCGGTACTCCCAGCGCAGGACCGCGTTCGTGTTGAAGTCCGAGAACGAGAAGTCGCGGCGGCGCGGGTACGCGTCGAACGGACGGAGGTCGTCGGTGGAGGCGAGCAGGCGGAAGTCTTCGTACTGGCCGCGCGCCGAGAACAGTTGCCCGTACAGCTGGACGGAGAGGTCGGCGCTGAAGAGGAGGTTGGCGCGGGTGGTGAGGCTGGCCGACCGCGTGTCGCGGGAGGCGAACACCGGTCGGTAGAACCCGCCGTTGACGCGTGCCACGCCATCGAAGAGGGTGCCTGCCTCGGTGGACGAGAGAGGGAGGAGGACGAGCGTCTCCGGGTCCAGGTCAGATGGCAGGCCCGATGTGGGGCCCACGGCCAGCCCGTCAGCCGTCTCGACGAAGCCCTCGTTGAGCACCCAGGCCCGTTCGCCAGTCGCCGCGGCGATCTGCCCTTCGAGCGCCAGCGTCAGCCGGTCGCTGACGGTCCAGTCGATCGCGGCACCGGGCGAGAAGCTCCGCCCGCCGTCCTCGTAAACCTGTCCTCGGAGGCCGAGGCCGAGCTGGAATCGCCGCCGCTGGTCCGTCGTGACGTCGACCGAGAGGGCCGCGCCAGGCACGTTGACGACCGGGTCGAGGCCACGCGTCTCGCGCACGTCGACGCCGCCGAGGCCGAACACGTTGGCCTGTAATCCCGCGCTCTGGAAGCCGAAGAAGTCCGCCCCGAGCCGTGCCGTGCCCTGGAAGCCCCGGTTGGCGCCGTCGGTGTAGCGGAACTCCTGGGTCCCAAACCCGAACACGCTGAGGCGCCGGAACGGCCCGACCGGCTGCCCGCGGTTGAGCAGCAGTTGCGTGCCCCCCCGGAGCGAGATCAGGTCCGTCTGCCGAAACCGCCCCACGTCGTTCAGGCGGAACGCCTCTGAGTACACCCGGAGGCCGAAGCCGGGCTTGAAGTAGCCCTGGACCTTGTCCAGGCCGAGGTACACCGCGTACCCGAGGTCCGGGTCTGCGCCATCGGTCGCGCGGGCGGTCGCGCTGGTGGTCCCCTCGAACAGCCAGTCGAGCGTGTCGCCGAGGCGGAAGGCCCAGTCGGCTCCGACCGAGGCGCTCCGGGGCGACGCGCTCTCCATCCACGACGAGTAGGCCGTCGCGCCCAGGCCGACCGCGCTCTGGTTGGGCAACTCCTGCTTGAGTCGGGCAGCCGCGTAGAGGCGGCTCGGGTCGAAGTCGTCGCCCGTGGTGGCACCGAGGACGCCGAAGGAGAGGCCCCCGTCGGTGCGGCCGGTCAGCTTGGCCGCCCCGATGATCGGGCTCGACCCGCCGATGCGGCGCGTGTAAAGCAGCGCGCCATCGCCGGAGGCGTAGTCGAGGTCGAAGATCTGGGTGCCCTCCAGGAAGAACGGCCGCCGCTCGGAGAAGAAGGTCTCGAAGGTCGACAGGTTGAGCTCGGCCGGGTCCGCCTCGACCTGTCCAAAGTCCGGGTTGACCGTAACGTCGAGGATGACGTTGGAGGTGAGGCCCAGCTTGAGGTCGAGCCCGGCCTCGCTTCCGTAGGCGGCGGTCGGCACGCCTGGTGTGTCGGCTTCGAACCGCCTTGCGCGGGCCAGCGAGTAGGGCAGCGCCTGCACGACGCGCTTCGGCTGGAGCCCGGCGACGCCCTCCAGGCGGCCGAGGTCTTCGAGGAAGGCGCTCTCGCGTTCCCGCGTCAGCGGCGACCAGAAGACCTTCTCGTTGAGCCGTTGGATCTGGCGGACGAAGTTGACGCCCCACACCGGCTCGGTGCCGGTGAACCGCAGCTGCGAGTACGGGATTTCGATCTCCGCGACCCAGCCCTCCTCGGTGACGCGCGTCGCCGACCCCCAGATGGCATCCCACGACTCGTCCTCGTTCTGCCGTGTCGCCAGCGCATCGAACTGGACGTTGGCGGCCGTGACCGCGAACTCGTAGGCCGACCGACCGTCACCGTAGGCGTCGAGGGCGACCAGGAAGAAGTCCCCGTCGGGGTTGTCGCGGCGGCTGAGGGTCGTCCGGATGCCCTCCGGGTCGCTGTCCCGCATCACCGCGCCCACGTACAGGGCGTCGGCGCCACGGAGGATGCGCACCTCGGTCGTCTGGGTGGCTGGGGCGCCCTCGGTGGGCTCGAACTGGACGAAGTCGGTCGCGACCTCGGCCGTCGTCCAGGCCGCCTCGTTCAACTCCCCGTCCACGACGACGCGGTCGGCGGTGCCCGCTCGCAAAGTGGGCGGAACGAGCGTGAGGAGGGCGGCGAGACCGGTGGCGAGGAGCATAGCTTGCGACAGAGAGGATGGGCGGGTGTCGCCGCGTCCCGAGGGTACGGCGCGCTGCCATTTCGAATGACCGACACGTTCCGAACGCTGGCCGCCCCGGCCCGTGCAGAGCCTCCTAAAACGAAGGGCTCCCGCTTCCTGGCCGAGGTCGTCCCCGCCGCCGATGCGGAGGCCGCCCTGGAGCACCTCGCGACGGTACGTGCCCGCGAGTACTCCGCGACGCACCACTGCTGGGCCTATCGTCTCGGCCCTGACGCGCCCGCGCCGCGCAGCAGTGACGACGGCGAGCCGAGCGGGTCCGCAGGGGCGCCGATCCTCCGCGAGATCGAAGGGCGGGATCTGTACCACGTCGCCGTGGTCGTGACACGGTACTACGGCGGCACGAAGCTGGGCGTCGGCGGGCTGGCACGGGCCTACGGGGAGGCCGCGGGCGTCGCACTCGACAGCGCCCGACTGCGGACCGTGACGCTCCGCGTGCCCGTGACGCTCGCCTTCGCCTTCGACGACACCTCGCCCGCGATGCGCCTCCTCGACCAGTTCGACGCCGAGGTGGCCGATCAGCGCTACTCGCCCTCAGGTACGGAGCTCGAACTCGCAGTCCGCCGGTCCGAAGCGGACGCGTTGCGAGCCGCGTTCGTCGAAGCGACCTCCGGGCGAGGCGAGATCCTCGACTGAGCCGGTCGAGAACTCGCCTCGTCATCCTGAGCGGGCCGAATCTGGCTAGCGCCGTCGTAGACTCCGGCATGGACCGTCGTCGCTTCGTCACTGCCGCCGCTCTCGGGGCAGGCGCCACCCTCGCCGCCTGTGGCCCCGGCCCGGGGCATGGGCGCCGCAACACGGGCGAGGTCGCCGAGGTGGACGCGCCCGGCATCGTCACGCGGCCGCGGATCCGGTGGCGGCTGGCGTCCAGCTTCCCGCGGTCGACCGAGATTCTGTACCGCGCCGCCGAGCACTTGGCGGCCCGCGTCGGGGCGCTGACGGACGGGCGCTTCGAGATCGAGCCCTCCGAGGCGGGCGCGCTCGTGCCCCCGCTCCAGGTGCTCGACGCCGTCCAGGCAGGGTCGGTCCCCATCGGGCACACGGCCAGCTACTACTACCTCGGGAAGACGCCCGCGCTGACGTTCGAGACGGCGGTGCCGTTTGGCATGCAGGCGCGGCAGCACGACGCCTGGATCCGCCACGGCGGCGGGCGGGACCTGACGCAGCAGGTCCTCGACGGCTTCGACGTGATCGGTCTCCTTGGCGGCAACACCGGCACCCAGATGGGCGGCTGGTTTCGCGAGCCGGTCCGC from Rubrivirga sp. SAORIC476 includes the following:
- a CDS encoding ATP-dependent Clp protease adaptor ClpS, which gives rise to MRSLGTLAGAATPEVAPVFEADTDVEVETPWRVILYDDDIHTFEEVILQLMKATGCTAEQGQLHALTVDATGKDCVYQGDFFDCFRVQGVLREIQLVTEIEG
- a CDS encoding DUF5916 domain-containing protein; translation: MLLATGLAALLTLVPPTLRAGTADRVVVDGELNEAAWTTAEVATDFVQFEPTEGAPATQTTEVRILRGADALYVGAVMRDSDPEGIRTTLSRRDNPDGDFFLVALDAYGDGRSAYEFAVTAANVQFDALATRQNEDESWDAIWGSATRVTEEGWVAEIEIPYSQLRFTGTEPVWGVNFVRQIQRLNEKVFWSPLTRERESAFLEDLGRLEGVAGLQPKRVVQALPYSLARARRFEADTPGVPTAAYGSEAGLDLKLGLTSNVILDVTVNPDFGQVEADPAELNLSTFETFFSERRPFFLEGTQIFDLDYASGDGALLYTRRIGGSSPIIGAAKLTGRTDGGLSFGVLGATTGDDFDPSRLYAAARLKQELPNQSAVGLGATAYSSWMESASPRSASVGADWAFRLGDTLDWLFEGTTSATARATDGADPDLGYAVYLGLDKVQGYFKPGFGLRVYSEAFRLNDVGRFRQTDLISLRGGTQLLLNRGQPVGPFRRLSVFGFGTQEFRYTDGANRGFQGTARLGADFFGFQSAGLQANVFGLGGVDVRETRGLDPVVNVPGAALSVDVTTDQRRRFQLGLGLRGQVYEDGGRSFSPGAAIDWTVSDRLTLALEGQIAAATGERAWVLNEGFVETADGLAVGPTSGLPSDLDPETLVLLPLSSTEAGTLFDGVARVNGGFYRPVFASRDTRSASLTTRANLLFSADLSVQLYGQLFSARGQYEDFRLLASTDDLRPFDAYPRRRDFSFSDFNTNAVLRWEYRPGSSLYVVWSQARGTSAFEDLLFADGMSASPFDTSTSQQFADTFGVFPENVFLVKLSYLVMR
- a CDS encoding YigZ family protein, with the protein product MTDTFRTLAAPARAEPPKTKGSRFLAEVVPAADAEAALEHLATVRAREYSATHHCWAYRLGPDAPAPRSSDDGEPSGSAGAPILREIEGRDLYHVAVVVTRYYGGTKLGVGGLARAYGEAAGVALDSARLRTVTLRVPVTLAFAFDDTSPAMRLLDQFDAEVADQRYSPSGTELELAVRRSEADALRAAFVEATSGRGEILD